The following proteins come from a genomic window of Kitasatospora sp. NBC_01246:
- a CDS encoding (2Fe-2S)-binding protein produces MRVTFTANGKPVEADDVWEGESLLYVLRERVGLPGSKNACEQGECGSCTVYLDGVPVCSCLVAAGQVQDREVRTVEGLSDEQGELGLVQQAFVDAGAVQCGFCTPGLLVQTDALLAKDAQPSDNDIREALSGNLCRCTGYEKIMDAVRLASARTCERATSE; encoded by the coding sequence ATGAGGGTCACTTTCACCGCCAACGGCAAGCCGGTCGAGGCCGACGACGTCTGGGAGGGCGAGAGCCTGCTCTACGTGCTGCGCGAGCGGGTCGGCCTCCCGGGCTCGAAGAACGCCTGCGAGCAGGGCGAGTGCGGCTCCTGCACGGTCTACCTGGACGGCGTCCCGGTCTGTTCGTGTCTGGTCGCGGCCGGCCAGGTGCAGGACCGCGAGGTCCGCACCGTCGAGGGCCTGAGCGACGAGCAGGGCGAGCTGGGCCTGGTCCAGCAGGCCTTCGTCGACGCCGGCGCCGTCCAGTGCGGCTTCTGCACGCCCGGCCTGCTGGTGCAGACCGACGCGCTGCTGGCGAAGGACGCCCAGCCGAGTGACAACGACATCCGTGAGGCGCTGTCGGGCAACCTCTGCCGCTGCACCGGCTACGAGAAGATCATGGACGCGGTGCGGCTGGCTTCCGCCCGCACGTGCGAGAGGGCGACGTCGGAATGA
- a CDS encoding FAD binding domain-containing protein has protein sequence MEFLRPATWDEALAAKAEYPTALPISGGTDVMVEMNFDVHRPSAILDLNRITELTEWSNDGDVVRLGASVPYSRIIDELSGPLPGLALAAHTVGSPQIRNRGGVGGNLGGASPAGDAHPALLAAGRDVFVEADSVRGTRMIPIDEFYVGVKRNSLAADELIRAVHIPVADGPQQFSKIGTRNAMVIAVCAFGFALHPKNGTVGTGIGSAAPTPRRAVEAEEYLRGVLAERGLWESGELLGAEVIQRFGELVKAAASPIDDVRGTADYRRHSLAVMARRTLTWTWNDYSKQIRSAA, from the coding sequence ATGGAGTTCCTTCGGCCCGCTACCTGGGACGAGGCACTCGCGGCGAAGGCTGAGTACCCGACCGCGCTGCCCATCTCGGGCGGTACGGACGTCATGGTCGAGATGAACTTCGACGTGCACCGGCCATCCGCGATTCTCGACCTGAACCGCATCACCGAGCTCACCGAATGGTCGAACGACGGCGACGTCGTCCGGCTCGGCGCCTCCGTCCCCTACTCCCGGATCATCGACGAGCTGTCCGGTCCGCTGCCCGGCCTCGCGCTGGCGGCCCACACCGTCGGCTCGCCGCAGATCCGCAACCGCGGCGGCGTCGGCGGCAACCTCGGCGGTGCCTCCCCGGCCGGCGACGCGCACCCCGCGCTGCTGGCCGCCGGCCGCGACGTGTTCGTCGAGGCGGACTCCGTGCGCGGCACCCGGATGATCCCGATCGACGAGTTCTACGTCGGCGTCAAGCGCAACAGCCTGGCGGCCGACGAGCTGATCAGGGCCGTGCACATCCCCGTCGCGGACGGCCCGCAGCAGTTCTCCAAGATCGGCACCCGCAACGCCATGGTGATCGCGGTCTGCGCCTTCGGCTTCGCGCTGCACCCGAAGAACGGCACCGTCGGCACCGGGATCGGCTCGGCCGCCCCCACGCCGCGCCGCGCCGTCGAGGCCGAGGAGTACCTGCGGGGCGTGCTCGCCGAGCGCGGGCTGTGGGAGTCCGGCGAGCTGCTGGGCGCCGAGGTGATCCAGCGGTTCGGCGAGCTGGTGAAGGCCGCCGCCTCGCCCATCGACGACGTCCGCGGCACCGCCGACTACCGGCGGCACTCGCTGGCCGTGATGGCGCGCCGCACGCTCACCTGGACGTGGAACGACTACAGCAAGCAGATCAGGAGCGCGGCATGA